In Candidatus Binatia bacterium, the DNA window GCGGGAACCTTCACGCAGCTCAGCTCGGCAAGCCTCGGCGATATCGTCGTGACCAATCTGCAGAAGATACAGTAGGACCATCGAGGGGCGGCACGAAATGGCGTGCTGCCCCTCATCTCTCTTCCAATTCTTCCAATGTGGAGAGCGGCGGCCATGCTGCCGCTCTCGTCTTACTTAGAGCAGGGGCCGGAAGTCGGTTGTTAGCGCAACGGCGCTGCGTGAACCGGAATTGCCCAGAGCAAGAACACTCAGAAGCAGTCGTTTCCGCTCAACCGCTCGCCCAACACGAGTCTTCTTCGCTGCTTCAGATTCCGTGCGAGGTCACGTTGCCGCGATCCAGGCTATCGCAGCAACTCGAGCCAATGCCGGACCTCGCCGGTGACTGCATCGACCTCGAAGACGGCTTGGGACACCGCCTGATCCGGGGAAACCGGCCACAGCCCTGGGAAGAGGAAGAAGCGCAGGTGAAATCTCGCCCCGTTCTTTTCCGCTGCTCCCAAGCAAACCGACCGGACCTGACATGGCGAGACGAGGATGGATGAGAAGACGGCCGGGTGCGTTTCCGCTACCTGCTGCGCTTCGCTCCAGATCTGGCGCTGCGCCGCGTCGTCACGGATGGTGGCCGGCGGCCAACCCTCCAGCCGAGCCCGGTGCAGATCCTCAAGTCGAAATCGATGCCCCGCGTTCCCGTCGAATCGTTTGGCCGCCACCGGTTCTGTGCTGCCGTCCGTACTTGCTGGCAGGCCGAGCGTTTCCCCGCTGACAGGACCTGTTGCCTCGGGCGCTGACCGCCATGGTTCACCGGTAGGGTCCCCGGGTGCCGTCGCCGTGGCCTCATGATATGTATCTGGTGGCGGAGCCTCGGTGGCCGGAGCATGCCGTCCGGCCTCTTCAGTTGGCTGCGCGGTGACTGCGGCCGTAGGTTCCCCCATTTCTGGCTGGGCCGCGGCAGTGGAGGGTATCGATTCGGTCAGGCTGAAGGCCGCGCTCAACCGCTGCGCCCTTCGCCGTCGGTAGTGCTCGATCATGGCCAGCAAGAACGGTGCGACATACAAGAGGAAGACGGCGGCGCCAACGGCGGCAATCTCAACGGAGGTGATCGTAGGCATATTCGGCATGGTCAACTCGTAGGACTCGTGCCTGCTAAGAGAGCGCAATCTCTTCGAAGAGTCCACACCGCCGTCACCCTTTGAAGCCGGACGGGAAGAAGTGTCCAGCGGGACTCAACGCACGCGCGGCCGTCCCAGGGTGCCGGTGATCACGATCGGTGCATCCGGTTTCGATCCCGGCGGGCGCGGAATCAGGCCGACCAGCGTCTTCACCGCGTCTGGTGTCGCCAGGCTTTGCTGGATCGTGGCGCGCAGGTTGAGAATGCTTTCCTGCGGCGGATCACGCAAGACGATCTGGCCGGATGCCTGCACGTCGACGTCGCCCGTGGCTTGAAACTCCTGCACCTCCAAGCGCCCGGCGCGGACGGCGAACTTCGCTTTGGTCTGCCGCAGATGCAGATCCGGCACCGGGAAGCCGCCCACCTTTGCACCGCTGAGAGCGGCGGCCTCGAGCGCGAATTCGCCCGTGCTTTGACCCGCCTCCAGGTTTGCGCCCCGGCCTTCGAAATCCAGGTGTCCGGAGAGACGGCCGGTCAGCTGGCCTTCGTCGAGCAAGGACGTGAGCGTGCGGTAGCGGCCGAGGTTGAGGTCCTTCCACTGCAGGTTGCCGGCCACCGCGCCCTCGCTCATTTTGACTTCACCCTGCGCCATGCCGCCGTACAGATCGGCGCTCAGCAGCAGGTCGTACGGGTTGCCGTGTAGCAAGGCGCTCAAGGCGGGCCGCACCCACAAGCGGGAGCACTCGAGGTACGGCGGTTGGCCGTCGGCAGACGCGGACCCGATGCGCATGCCGCTCAACTCATACCCGTCGAGCCAGGCGAGCCTGACGGTGTTGAATTCCACCGAGACCGGGCCGCGGTTCACGCTGCTCAGGATTCGGCGCACCAGCGATTCGTGCGGAAAGGTCAGGAGCAAGGACGCGACGAACACAACGGCCGTGTATCCGACGTACAGTATGGTGCGGCGCCCGCCCAGGGCTGCGAGCCACTCGAGTGACAGCCGTGGACGCGGCAACCGGATCCGGGGGAGGCGCATTACTGGTTCACCGCCTTGAGGAGCGACACCGTCGCGGTGACGTCGAAGTTGCGGATGTCGTTATACCGCTTCTTGACCTGCAGGCGGCTGAAGCGCAGCGGGTGATCCCCTTTCTCGATGCGATACAACAAATCGACCAACTGCGGCAGGCTGATCTGCGTGAGGTGAATTTCCACCAACTGCTCCTGATAATCCGTGCCTGGGAGGTTCTTGTCCGTGGGGTTCATGGAAGTGACGTGTTCACGGCCCACGGCCTGTCCAACCGCGTTGTTGAGATAGGGGAAGAGCGAGAAGCTCGGGTCGCCCTGAGCGAGCGCCGACTGGTTGGCTTCGATGCGGCGCATCAGGTCGAGATAGGTGTCGCGCTCCTTCTGGATCTCGATGAGGTCCTTTTCCTTGGCCGCGATGCGGCGCCCGATCTGTTCCCGGCTCACCTGCAACGGGTCCCACACGAAGCTGTAGAGGGAGATCAGGACGACGCTCAGCGCCGCGGCACCGACGAGCAAACGCTCTCGGGGCGCTAGGCGGGTGTAGTAGTTCAGCAGCTGTCGCGGATCGTATTTCATTGGTTCCCCACCGCACCGCCGCTGCCGCTCGCCTCCTTGTTGAGTGCGAGTACGAGTCGGAAGTCCACTTTCCCGTCCGGGGCAGATTTCATCTCTTTCACTTGCACGTCACCGAAGAAGTGGGTGTTGAGCAGCTGCTGCT includes these proteins:
- the gspN gene encoding type II secretion system protein GspN, giving the protein MRLPRIRLPRPRLSLEWLAALGGRRTILYVGYTAVVFVASLLLTFPHESLVRRILSSVNRGPVSVEFNTVRLAWLDGYELSGMRIGSASADGQPPYLECSRLWVRPALSALLHGNPYDLLLSADLYGGMAQGEVKMSEGAVAGNLQWKDLNLGRYRTLTSLLDEGQLTGRLSGHLDFEGRGANLEAGQSTGEFALEAAALSGAKVGGFPVPDLHLRQTKAKFAVRAGRLEVQEFQATGDVDVQASGQIVLRDPPQESILNLRATIQQSLATPDAVKTLVGLIPRPPGSKPDAPIVITGTLGRPRVR
- the gspM gene encoding type II secretion system protein GspM; the protein is MKYDPRQLLNYYTRLAPRERLLVGAAALSVVLISLYSFVWDPLQVSREQIGRRIAAKEKDLIEIQKERDTYLDLMRRIEANQSALAQGDPSFSLFPYLNNAVGQAVGREHVTSMNPTDKNLPGTDYQEQLVEIHLTQISLPQLVDLLYRIEKGDHPLRFSRLQVKKRYNDIRNFDVTATVSLLKAVNQ